Sequence from the Aerococcus tenax genome:
GGGGTTGGCTATATTCAAAGTTATTGGCAAAGTATTCGCGGTAGGACCAGCCAATTTGTACTAAGGCCGGTACTTGACCAGCTGCAGCATTGGTTTGGAGGTTTTGCATTAGACCTTGGTACATCCCCGATTGGAAAACACCGGTCACATGGACTTCATCTTGGGACTCGTTAAACTCATTAATCAGTTCAGTAACCGTTTGTCCCCCTTGGGTGTCGGCGTTAGGGTACCAATATTCAATTTCTACGGGGCCGTCAGAAGCATCACTATCGCCCTCTCCTGAGCTATTACCACATGCGGCGAGTGATAAACCTGTTAATAAGGTTAAACCACTTAATAACCATTTTCTAAGCTTCATTTCTCTACTCCTTTTCTTAAATTAAACTGAGAATCTTAAATGAATTGACATACTTAACTTCCAAATATCAAGCATTTTTATTTAATCAATTGGTTAATTTCATCCTGGGTCTTAGTGACTTCAGTCTCTACGTCAGCGCCACTTAAGATACGGTCTTTGAGGTCAATAAGCATTTTTTCTGCTTGCATCCCGGAGTCTCCAGGGAATGGGGCCCAGGGGACCATGTTTTCTAAGTTCGCATAAGCAGCTGGGAAGATTTTATCGTCCTTAATTAAGGCTTGTAAATCTTCATTTTCAGAGGCATCTTTCGTTGGTGGCACATAACCTGTTCCAGCAGTCCATGCAGCAATGTTATCGGGTTCATATAAGAACTTCATATATTTCCAAGCAGCTAATTGTTGTTCTTCATCTTGGCCAGTAACTACTAGCATGGATCCGCCGGCTGGTTTGTTATTCTCTTCACCTTCAAAGGCAGGCGAAGGAATCGCTACCGCTTCAAAATTAGCATTCTTCATGACATTGGTCCGGTGAGCAACTGATTGGTGCCACATACCGATGTTTCCTGAGATAAAGGCTTGTTGCCCCTCCTCACCAGTAGCATGGAGGGCGCTCCCTTCTTCAACCATATCTTGGTAAAACTGGTAAGTTTCCTTACCCTTGTCATCAGCAAAAGCAGCTTTGCCATCTTTTAGCACCTGTGATCCATTCGACTCTACCATAGCCTGAATATTCCAATTATCTTGAGCTTCTTGGATATAGAGACCAATATGATCAGTATTTTCACTAATAGTTTGGGCTGCTTGGCGGATATCTTCCCATGTCTTCAGGTCGTCTTTATTAACCCCGGCTTCGTTCAAGATATCCATATTTAAATAAATAACAGCTACCGATAAGGAATAAGGTAGGCCGACTTGGGAACCATCATTAGCAGTAGCTAAGTTATAGATGTTTTCTTCAAACTTATCAGAGATAAAGCTACTATCCTCTTTTGATAAGTTGTCAATAATGTCTTGAGGTTGACTATATTCAAAGTTATTAGCAAAGTATTCACGGTAAGACCAACCGACTTGAACCAGAGCTGGCGTCTTTCCCGCTGCAGCATTGGTTTGTAGGTTTTGCATCAAGCCTTGGAAGGTCCCTGATTGAAAGACACCCGTCACATGGACTTCGTCTTGAGACTCGTTAAACTCATTAATTAATTCAGTGACGGTTGGGCCTCCTTTGGTATCACCATTAGGATGCCAATATTCAATTTCAATTGGCTCGTCTGAAGCAGCACTTTCATTGCCACCTGAGCTATTGCTGCAAGCGGCCAGCGATAAACCTGTAAGTAAGGTTAAACCACCCAACAACCATTTCTTTAGTTTCATTTGCCTACTCCTTTAAGCGATAACTAGCGACCAATAACTTATAATCTTTGTTGCTTGTAGCGTTCCGTTATGGGATTGGTTGTCTTAGTAAAGACATCAATCGTCTCATCATTCACTTCAACCACGGAATAACCCAATTGATCAGTAAAGAAAGCCACATCTCCAACTTGTTCTAAACCAAAAGCCAATGAAGCCGCCGTGTGTTGCGGGATATTTCTAACCATGGCATGGCGATTTTCATGAAGATGTCCGGTAAAAATTCCCCGTACATCGGACTCTTCTAATAGGTCCAGATAGCTGTCACTAATCTCCGTTTCGATCACTCCTGGTTCCCAACCGATGAGAAGAGGATGGTGGTGGAAAAGTAAGGTTCCCTTTTCACTAGGCTTGGCTAATTGATCAGCTAACCAAGCTTCTAATTCTTTTGAAATGATACCGTGGTGACGACTTTGTTCGGCAGTATCTAAGATAATTAAGCGATAGCCTTGAAAATCAACCACATAGTTCAATCCTTCATCAGCTTCCTTGCCGTACAAGGCTTGGTAAAAAGCTGCCTTATTGTCGTGGTTGCCCAATACATAATAAAGTGGCATATCTTTAGGCATGTAAGACCGCAATATCCGGTCAAGAGCCTGGTAATCTTCTACGCCACCATCATGAATCAAATCCCCTGTATTCACCACAAAATCCACACTATTAAAATCGAAAGTCTCTAAAGCGTGAAAAAGTTTTTCATGGGGTTCATAGTCGATCCCAAACACTTCAAACTCGCCTTGGTAATTATCCAAGTAATGGGTATCCGAAAGATGCAAAAACTTCATGTGATTTCTCCTTTCCATTAAAGTACATTGTCCATTTTAGCCAAGCAATGTAAATTCTAGGGCCGCTTTTGAGTAAAGTTTGTAAATAATAGGTATTTTTTCGGTAAATAAAAATAGGCCTTTTTACAAATGTTAACTAATGAGTAAATTTATAAGGAATGATTAAGAAATCTCTAGGAAATGTTAATTAAATGTAAAAAGACCCGGAATTCGCTTTACATTAAATTTACAATACGCTAGAATAGTTTACGTAAAATTTACATAAGGCCAATAATTGGCCATGCTAAAAGGTAAAAATCAAAAACGAGAAAGGATGAAAACCATTATGTTAAGATTTTTTGAACAACGCCGTCCTTACAAGAGCTTAGAACAAGTGCAACGTGAAGAAAGCAAACGTCAAGCTAAAGAAAAAGCCCAAGTATTAGCTCACGCTAAATAAGCTATATAATGTAAGAAAAGAGGTTAGGACCATTCACCTAACCTCTTTTCTTTACCAATTTTATTTAATGAACTTTTGCTATTCCGTCCTGTATTCACTTAGCGACTTGAAACCAATTTACCTGTTCTTGCCTTTACTTATCTTTACAAGTCAATCCAATGATATAAATGCAAGCAATAACCAATATACTTATACAACTCTTGCAAGGCCATGTTTTGGGTATAGGGGTGATTTGGATAGCTTTCCCCTTGAAAATAGGCGCTCACAAAATTGAGTTGGAAGCCGTAGTCGCGGTTAGCTCGCTCAAAAGCCAGCCGTGTCCGCCTCATGTGATAGTCACTAGTCACGACAATGGCAGAATGATAACCCAGATCATCCATAAGAGCTAGTGAAGTTGTCGCGTTGGTCCAGGTGGAAGTGGCCTGTTTTTCTTCGATTAAGTTCTCCCGCTCGGCCCCCAATTGCTGGTAACCAGCAAATAAATCTTCGCCCACATCAGTATAGCGGGGAGAAACAATCATTTTATCAGCCCGACTATAGCCTGCCTGCAGTAAGTGAACCGCCTTTTCAGCCCGTTCGACTGCCGGCCCCTCGGCCACGATAATTAAGTCACTGATTTGCGGTGCCTGGCCTTGGTCCAAGTGCTTGTAGAGGGATCTCAATCCTAGGCCAAGAAGCGCTCCTAGTGTGAGAGCAGGTAGCCATCTTCTTTTCATTATTTGACTTCCTTTCACGAGTAAGCTTTGCTCTTTAAAGCTATTATTCTTGCAAATGACTTACCTTATTATAGCAATTTCCCCAACCATTTAATGGTTTTATCCCTATAATAAATAAATCTTTTATGATAAAATGTACCTTCATGTTTAAAATTTGCATTTAAAGGGGAGTTTTATCATTAAATATCTTATTATACTGGCCTTGTGCTTATTAGCTGGCTGTCAGCTGCCTAATCACACAAGCCAATCCCTCAGTGATTATAAGGAAATCTACCAACCGGTAAGTGACAAGGTTGAGTCAGGAGACAATCTTCTAAGCTTGAGTGACCAAGTCCAAAATCTCGACCTTTCCTATTATGATGAAGAGGTCCAAGCAAGTATCTCTGACCAGATCAGGAGTCTACAAAACCAACGTAAGTCCTATGATGATGGTCTCTTTATCATGAACCCATTTGGGACCTTCACTCAATCCATCTATACTTATCTGCCTGATCCTGACCAAGACATTGGCAAGGTGACCTATACCATCGAGTCTGAATCCAGCCATGCCCTCACTTTCCAACCAGTCAATTACAGTCAGGATTCAAAGGCTTATGAATTTACTATGATCGGTCTGGTGCCTAATGAAGCTAACCAGCTAACGGTTAATCTCTACGATGCTGATGATAACAAGTTAACCGACTATCAATTTCAGATTAGTGCCCCCGATATCCAGGCCACTGACTACGAGACCAAAATGGAAGTCCTCTACGACTCTGGCAGGGAAGAACTGACAGAGGGGTTCTATGCCAGCATGGGGAGCGACCAGGATAATGCGAAGTTTTCCTATTTATATGATAATAATGGGCTCATTCGTTCTGAATTAGTCTCTGACGGCGGCCGTTTAGAAAACTACCAGTTTCTGGATAAACACCACCTCTTGATTAAAGCAAGCAATGGTAAACTAGCTGTTCTCAATGGCTTAGGTCAACCCGTTCGTATCTATGAACTGCCTAATCATTCTGTCCACCATGACTTTATCGTCAATGAGAAAAAAGATGCGGCCTTCCTACTAACCACTAACGATCAGACGAACACCATTGAAGACACCATCACCTATCTCGATTTACGGACTGGTGAAAGTCAGGAACTGATCGACTTAAAGGCGATTTTTCCTAATTATTTCCAACCTGTGATGGCCACCCACCAAAACCGGGCTCAAAATGAGATCGCTAATTATTTAGCTGAAAATCCTGACCGAGACTATTCGGACATTGATTACACTGATGATGGCTTTAACGTCCTGGACGAAGAAGGTAATTTAACCAATTTAGATTGGATTCATATCAATGCCATCGATGTGATCAATGGTGACGAGTTAATTCTTTCTTCTCGGGAAACCTCGTCCCTGATCAAATTATCCAATGTCTTTGACCAAGTGACAGTCGACTATATTATTGGGCCTGAAGCAGTTTGGGCAGGGACAGGTTATGAATATTACCTGCTCACCCCTGACAGCGACTTTAAGCCCACTGGCGGCCAACATAGTGTTCGTTTCCAATCCAATGCGATTAATGATGGCTTTTACAATTTGACCCTCTTCGATAATAACTACTGGCGTCTGGACACTCGAGATGACCTAGTTATCGACCTGCCTCAGGAAATGAGCGAAGAATTTGATCCAGAAGTGCTTGACACTTACTCTTACTTTTATAATTTACAGGTGGATGAAGCGAGCGGGACATATGACCTGGTGCAAGCCTTTCCAGTGCCCTATTCCTCCATCGTTTCCTCAGCCCAAGTCTATAAAGGCAACTATATTACTACCAGTGGGATGACGAATATTCTCGGAGAATATAATCCCCAAGGTGAACTCATCCGACAATTTCAATTCTATGTCCCCCGCTGGACCTACCGTTTGGTGAAGTTGGACCTGCAAGACTTCTTTTATGAAAATATCCTTTAAACAAAAGACCTCAAGCTTAGGCAAATGCTAGCCTGGCTTGAGGTTTTTTAGTGAATTATTTTAAATTGGTCACTCTTTAATGAGGCGCGGTTGGCCCAGAAACGCTATCCCGCCCTCTTTCAATCTCTTCTTTAGGCATTGGATTAGGCATCTTATGCTCATGTTGTGAGGCACCTGACACCGCATCCTTACTTTCATTTTCTTCTTTATCCTTAGCTTTTGAAGTTGCCTTGGATACCGTATCTGGTCTTGGGCCACCCTCGCTAGCTTCAATATAAGGTTTCTCAATGGCATGTTGGAGGTCATCATCAAGACCCGCTTCGTAGCGTTCTTGATACCATTGGTTAACGTCTTCAGCGGTTTCGCCCAAGAATGGGTTTGGTACATGTGGATCATGCAAGGTCCGGTCCCAAGAGGATTCCGCCGTATCAATAAAGGGTTTCCCATTTTGAACGGTTTCTAAGACCCCGAGATAGCGGCCTTTTTGGTCATAGATCGGACGATAGTGTAAGTAGACCTTATTCCCATTGCCCTTGGTGTACCACATGCTCTCACTGCGACGACGACCATGATGGAGGTCTTCCATAATCCCTTCCACCTTGGTACGGATTTGTGGTGGGTGGCAGTCAGAAACATTGCCCCCTAAAGTCACTGGAGAACGTGGCGTCCCCGCATCTTCTTGGTGGCGGCGTTTATTATAGTAGAGGAAGCGGTTTTGCTTATCGACAAAAGAAATTTCCACTTCTAAGTTGTCAAGGATGGCTTGGACTTCATCCAAGGTTAACCAACCTGTTCCAAAATCTACCCGAGTATCGGTTTGGAAGGAGTAAGGTTCAGCGTCAGGATCTTCATCCCCTCTAGCATAGGCTAAGGCGCGGTCTAGGGCGTATTGCATCCCCATCGTGGTATAGGTTGCCCCAGAGACCACATCAAATTCACGCTTGCTGCCATCCTCTTTGATTTGTTGAATTAATTTTTCTGAGGCTTGGCCACCAAGTTCTGGGGTTTCAATCCCCCGATATTTGATATCGGTAATTTCATTCTCATCAACAGTCACTGCTAAGGTCACTTTCCCCTTGTAACCGTCCCCTTCACCATAATAGGTTCCTGGAGTGAATTCATTAGGTTCAGGTTCACCGGCCGCGATTCTTAAGGCTTCTTTGACCGCCTGAATGAGCCCTTCAGAGGAATGCGTGGCCCCTGATAGAACATCCACATCAGCACTTTGTTGGTCTAAGATTTGATTCACCAAGTGCTTGATGG
This genomic interval carries:
- a CDS encoding ABC transporter substrate-binding protein — its product is MKLKKWLLGGLTLLTGLSLAACSNSSGGNESAASDEPIEIEYWHPNGDTKGGPTVTELINEFNESQDEVHVTGVFQSGTFQGLMQNLQTNAAAGKTPALVQVGWSYREYFANNFEYSQPQDIIDNLSKEDSSFISDKFEENIYNLATANDGSQVGLPYSLSVAVIYLNMDILNEAGVNKDDLKTWEDIRQAAQTISENTDHIGLYIQEAQDNWNIQAMVESNGSQVLKDGKAAFADDKGKETYQFYQDMVEEGSALHATGEEGQQAFISGNIGMWHQSVAHRTNVMKNANFEAVAIPSPAFEGEENNKPAGGSMLVVTGQDEEQQLAAWKYMKFLYEPDNIAAWTAGTGYVPPTKDASENEDLQALIKDDKIFPAAYANLENMVPWAPFPGDSGMQAEKMLIDLKDRILSGADVETEVTKTQDEINQLIK
- a CDS encoding metallophosphoesterase family protein; its protein translation is MKFLHLSDTHYLDNYQGEFEVFGIDYEPHEKLFHALETFDFNSVDFVVNTGDLIHDGGVEDYQALDRILRSYMPKDMPLYYVLGNHDNKAAFYQALYGKEADEGLNYVVDFQGYRLIILDTAEQSRHHGIISKELEAWLADQLAKPSEKGTLLFHHHPLLIGWEPGVIETEISDSYLDLLEESDVRGIFTGHLHENRHAMVRNIPQHTAASLAFGLEQVGDVAFFTDQLGYSVVEVNDETIDVFTKTTNPITERYKQQRL
- a CDS encoding YdcF family protein — its product is MKRRWLPALTLGALLGLGLRSLYKHLDQGQAPQISDLIIVAEGPAVERAEKAVHLLQAGYSRADKMIVSPRYTDVGEDLFAGYQQLGAERENLIEEKQATSTWTNATTSLALMDDLGYHSAIVVTSDYHMRRTRLAFERANRDYGFQLNFVSAYFQGESYPNHPYTQNMALQELYKYIGYCLHLYHWIDL
- a CDS encoding aryl-sulfate sulfotransferase, translating into MSDQVQNLDLSYYDEEVQASISDQIRSLQNQRKSYDDGLFIMNPFGTFTQSIYTYLPDPDQDIGKVTYTIESESSHALTFQPVNYSQDSKAYEFTMIGLVPNEANQLTVNLYDADDNKLTDYQFQISAPDIQATDYETKMEVLYDSGREELTEGFYASMGSDQDNAKFSYLYDNNGLIRSELVSDGGRLENYQFLDKHHLLIKASNGKLAVLNGLGQPVRIYELPNHSVHHDFIVNEKKDAAFLLTTNDQTNTIEDTITYLDLRTGESQELIDLKAIFPNYFQPVMATHQNRAQNEIANYLAENPDRDYSDIDYTDDGFNVLDEEGNLTNLDWIHINAIDVINGDELILSSRETSSLIKLSNVFDQVTVDYIIGPEAVWAGTGYEYYLLTPDSDFKPTGGQHSVRFQSNAINDGFYNLTLFDNNYWRLDTRDDLVIDLPQEMSEEFDPEVLDTYSYFYNLQVDEASGTYDLVQAFPVPYSSIVSSAQVYKGNYITTSGMTNILGEYNPQGELIRQFQFYVPRWTYRLVKLDLQDFFYENIL
- a CDS encoding FMN-binding protein produces the protein MAKFKPGTYHEAAQGFLNMVEVDVKVSEDKIEDIQVSEADSENVGSLAIKHLVNQILDQQSADVDVLSGATHSSEGLIQAVKEALRIAAGEPEPNEFTPGTYYGEGDGYKGKVTLAVTVDENEITDIKYRGIETPELGGQASEKLIQQIKEDGSKREFDVVSGATYTTMGMQYALDRALAYARGDEDPDAEPYSFQTDTRVDFGTGWLTLDEVQAILDNLEVEISFVDKQNRFLYYNKRRHQEDAGTPRSPVTLGGNVSDCHPPQIRTKVEGIMEDLHHGRRRSESMWYTKGNGNKVYLHYRPIYDQKGRYLGVLETVQNGKPFIDTAESSWDRTLHDPHVPNPFLGETAEDVNQWYQERYEAGLDDDLQHAIEKPYIEASEGGPRPDTVSKATSKAKDKEENESKDAVSGASQHEHKMPNPMPKEEIERGRDSVSGPTAPH